The window GAACACCTGTTCGGGTGGGCCGGTTTCGATTATCGCGCCGTCGAGCAGCACGCCGACCCGGTCGGAAATTCGCTCCGCTTGATGCATGTCGTGAGTCGCCACGACGACACCCAGTCCTTGTTCCTTCGCGTCGGCAACTGCATCCTCTATTTCGGCCGTGTTCCGCGGGTCGAGGTTCGAGGACGGTTCGTCCAGCAGTAGAATATCGGGGTCGGTTGCGAGTGCCCGCGCGAACGCGACGCGCTGTGCTTCGCCCCCCGATAGCGACAGTGCGTTCTGGTTTCGCTTGTCGGCCAACCCAACGGTTTCGAGCGCAGCGTTCACGTCCGAGTCAGTTTCCGATGTCGCCGTTTCGCGGCCGAGGATCCGCTCGATCGTCGTGTGAATCCGCTCCGACCACGACCGCCGGATTCGGCGGCCGTAGGTCACGTTTCGTTCTACGGGCGCGTTGAACAGCGACGGCTCCTGAAACACCATACTGACCCGTCGTCGGACTTCCAACCGGTCGTCCTCCGACAGTCGCCACATGTCCCGATCCTGCCAGCGTACCGTGCCGGAATTCGGCGGGTGAAACATGGCGAGGAGACGCAGGAGCGTCGTCTTTCCCGTTCCCGATGGGCCGACGATCGTGACGACTTCGCCAGGTTCGACCGAGAGCGAAACGTCGCCGAGAACCTCGTCCCCGTCGAACCCGTGTGAGACGTTCGTTGCGGAGAGCGTCATTGCTGAACGTCACCTCTCCCTCTGCTTCGACTGCGAACCCACGACCCGAGGACGTTCACGCAGAGAACGAGGACGAGCAACAGTGCGCCGAGTACGAGTCCTGTTTCGTATCGCCCTTGTCGCGCTTCGACCGTGATCGCTGTCGTGAGGGTTCGCGTGTACGACGTGCTATCACTGAAGACGATATTTCCGCCGACGATGAGTATCGAACCGACTTCGCTGATCGCACGGCCGAACCCGGCGAGCACTGCGGTGACGATGCCGTATCTCGCTTCCTTGACGACGAGGACGCCGACATCCGTCTCCGTACCACCGAGCGTGAACGCCGCGTCACGAACGCCCTGCCCGACCGATTCGATGGCGGAGAGGCTGATGCTCGTGATTACTGGCGTCGCCAGCACGAACTGGGAGGCTATCATCGCGGTCGGCGTGAAAACGAGGCCCAACTCGCCCAGCGGACCTTGGTTCGAGAGCAGCAGGAGGACGAGCAGGCCGACCACGACGCTCGGAAAGCCCATTCCGGTGTTGATAATCGCGGTGACGACACGTTTGCCGGGAAAGTCGGCGAAGCCGACGACGACCGCGACTGGCACGCTCACGACCGTGGAGAGCGCTACGGCCGTCATGCTCACGTATAGCGAGACGGCGGCGATGCTCACGAAATATTGCCAGTCCGCGCCGGGAACGAGTTGGATAAGCATGGTCGGGATGATGAACGTGGACCGACGTCACTGCCGACCGGAGTCAGTAGTCCGCGGGGACTTCCCGCTCGACCCACGAGAGGTACTGTTTGTCCTCACGCGAGAGGGACTTGGCTTGCTTCGCCGAGTACCCCTGTGGGACATACTGCTCGAACTCCGGTTTTTTCGACAGCGCGTTCGGGAAGAACAGTTGTGACCCGTTTGCGGTGTAGTTGTCGATGAGTTTCTGTCCCTTCGGACTGGTCAGGAACCCCGCGTACGCCATCGCGGCCTGATAGTTGACGTTGTCGTGTTTCGCGGGGTTGACCGGAATGACGCCGTACGGGTTTTTCAGAACGACTGGACCGCCTTTGAGTGGTCCCTGCACGAGAATGGTAAGATCGATTTCGTTTTTCATCGAGAGGTACGTTCCACGGTCGGCAATCGTATAGGCGTTGGACTGGTTCGCCTGCGTGAGCGTATCGCCCATACCCTTCCCGACCTTCCGATACCACTTGCCGCTCGGTTTTACACCGGCCTGCTCCCAGATGGCGAGTTCCTTCTTGTTCGTCCCCGAATCGTCGCCGCGGGAGAGGAACGTCGCCCTCCGCTGTGCGATGGTGGAAAACGCCTTCGTCGCGCTCGACATGCCTTTGATGCCCGCAGGGTCATTCTTCGGGCCGACGATGACGAAGTCGTTGAACATCACGTCTCGGCGGTTGACGCCGTGGCCTTGCTTGAGGAACTCGTCTTCGGCACTGCGTGCGTGAACGAGAATCACGTCGGCATCCCCGTCCTTCGCGGTTCGGATGCTCGCGCCGGTTCCCTTCGATATCGTCTTGACAGTGAGGCCGAACTCGTCTTCGAACTCCGGATTGAGTTCGTCCAACAGGCCGGTGTCGTACGTGCTCGTCGTCGTCGCGAGGATGAGTTCGCCGTCACCGATTGCTCCCTTTCCGGATGACCGTTTGCCTTCGCTCTGTGCACCGAACGACCCAGTACAACCGGCGAGTCCGGCGAGGGCACCGACACCCATCGCCTGAACGAATCGCCGCCGTTGTATCGTCATAGAAACAACGTTGTGTGAATCTTTCATAAGGATTTCGCCATGGATGCAATCGCTACCGGTTACCGAAACTGAAACCCGAATCGAAGGGCTTCGAAGGACAGTGCGTGTTTGGTAGCCGGACGATGTCCTCGAACGGAGTTTCAAATCGCCCTTCCGACGTTCGGGTCGTCGTGCAGATGCGAGACGTGCCAGTATCGTGCAGTAACCGCGTTCTTCGAGATTCGAGGGACGTGCCGGCCGTTTTCCGCGGATAGATGAATCCTACTTCCTCACTAGCGAGGGAGTAGCTACTTGCTTGTTCCAATCGTATGGTATCTTATGTCACGCTCCGTCGGCAGACCGCTTACACTCGCCGTTGGGACCATCGCCACCCTCGGACTTGCATGGGTCGGCTGGGGTGCCTACGTCAGGTTGACGACCAAACGGGTTCCTTACACCACCGCGCTGACGCTTGATGGTGTTGAAATCAGACGGTATCCTGACACGGTGGTTGCACGCACGACTGCCGACACCGAGGGGGAGGCGTTCCGGAAATTGTTCGGGTACATCGAGGGTGACAACCAGGCACGCGAAGAAATCGCGATGACCGCACCCGTAACTACCGGACCGGAAAAAATCGCTATGACCGCGCCAGTCGCGTCCGAACGGTCCGATGACAGCGTCACGATGGCGTTTTTCTTGCCGGGCGAGTACACCGCCGAGGGTGCACCGAAACCGAACACCGACGACGTTAGCATCGAACACGTCGGTGCTCGTACGCTCGCGGTTCGTCCCTTCTCGTGGTACGCGACTCGCGACAGGATCGAAACGAACCAGCGACGACTGTTCGAGGCCCTCGCCGCACATGATTTGACGCCGACGGGTGAACCGTTCTTGTTGCGCTACGAGGACCCGTACACACCGCCGTTCATGCGGACGAACGAGATTGCAGTCGAACTGAACTGACACGGAATCGAGGAAGACACCGACGAGGACCTCCGACAGTTGGAAACTCGGATGCGCCCTATTCGAAGCACAGTTCGGCGCGTCGTTCGAGGACGTGACCGGTTACGAGACGACGGGCAGGCACGGCCACTAAGTTTTCGAACCGATTCCATTTTTAGTGGACTCGTGCGGATAGTTCGGATATGGAGTACGACTACGACTGTATCGTCGTCGGTGGGGGGCCGGCGGGACTCCAGTTCGCCAGGGAGATCGTCTCGAACTCCGATCGTTCCGTCGTCGTTCTGGAGCGGAACGACGACCTTCGAGCGAACGACAAATCGACCGGCGGAACGTTCGAGGAGGTTATCGACCGCTACGATATTCCCGAGGATGTCATCATGGGCGCAAACGACACCATCACTTTCGAAGGGCCCACCGAACGCAGTCGGCTCGACATTTCGGGATACGTTCTCGATTTTCCACGGTTGCTGGCGTTTTTGGGTGACGATGCGGCAGCGAAGGGTGCTGAGATTCGACTCGGAACGACCGTCACCAAACCGATACTCGAATCGGGGACGGTTCACGGGGTTCGATATCGGGACTCCGATGGGGAGGGGAAGCTTCGCGGAAAAGTGACCATCGATGCGACCGGACCGAACGCCGTCATCACCTCCGACTTGGGCTTTTTTGACACCGAAACCGCTCAGCGAGGGATCGGCCTCGAATACGAAATCGAGGGCGAGTACGAGACGGACGACACGATGCTGTTCAATTTCGACCACGAAAACGCCCCCGGGGGATACGCGTGGACGTTTCCGGCCGGGGATGACGTGTTCAAAGCCGGCGTCTGTTGGGTGGACGAGTACCATGCTCGACACGGAAACGGTACCCCCATTCACGAGGCCGTCGAGCGCTGGGTAAACGACGACCCACGGTGGCACGTCGAGCGAATCAGGGCGAAACACGCGGGAAAAGGAGTCTGGAACGACTCGAGGAACCAGCGGGCTACCGACGGCTTCATGGCCGTCGGCGACTCGATATCGAGCATCAATCCCCTTTTCGGCGAAGGAATCCGACCGGGTATGGCGTCGGCGACGATGGCGGCCACTGTCGCCACCGTCGCCCTCCGAGCGGACGACGTTTCCGAGACCCGACTCAGGCAGTACGACCGTCGATGGAACGAAACCCGAGGCGGACGCTGGCGACTCCAACGGATCCTCAGCGACCTCCTCTACGATTTCGATACGAGGCAACAGGATTCGTTCGTTCGGCGTGCGGGTCGTCTCTCGGCGACGAAAGCAGAACGACTGCGACAGTACGACCTCGGGATGCTCGATTTGGCGAAGCTATATCCGTTCGCGCTCAAGGACGTATCGAAGGTGCCAAAGCTGCTCCGACGGTTGTGAGGCCCGTTCCACGCACGAAATGGGAACCGCTTCGTGATACCACGCGGGTCACTTCTCCGGACGACCTACGACGTATCGAGCGCGCGTTCGGCGAATCGCTCGCGAATTTCCGGGTCGGGAACCGGGCACTCGGCC of the Haladaptatus caseinilyticus genome contains:
- a CDS encoding amino acid ABC transporter ATP-binding protein, giving the protein MTLSATNVSHGFDGDEVLGDVSLSVEPGEVVTIVGPSGTGKTTLLRLLAMFHPPNSGTVRWQDRDMWRLSEDDRLEVRRRVSMVFQEPSLFNAPVERNVTYGRRIRRSWSERIHTTIERILGRETATSETDSDVNAALETVGLADKRNQNALSLSGGEAQRVAFARALATDPDILLLDEPSSNLDPRNTAEIEDAVADAKEQGLGVVVATHDMHQAERISDRVGVLLDGAIIETGPPEQVFETPDDDRTRKFVAGELMY
- a CDS encoding ABC transporter permease: MLIQLVPGADWQYFVSIAAVSLYVSMTAVALSTVVSVPVAVVVGFADFPGKRVVTAIINTGMGFPSVVVGLLVLLLLSNQGPLGELGLVFTPTAMIASQFVLATPVITSISLSAIESVGQGVRDAAFTLGGTETDVGVLVVKEARYGIVTAVLAGFGRAISEVGSILIVGGNIVFSDSTSYTRTLTTAITVEARQGRYETGLVLGALLLVLVLCVNVLGSWVRSRSRGRGDVQQ
- a CDS encoding substrate-binding domain-containing protein, which codes for MTIQRRRFVQAMGVGALAGLAGCTGSFGAQSEGKRSSGKGAIGDGELILATTTSTYDTGLLDELNPEFEDEFGLTVKTISKGTGASIRTAKDGDADVILVHARSAEDEFLKQGHGVNRRDVMFNDFVIVGPKNDPAGIKGMSSATKAFSTIAQRRATFLSRGDDSGTNKKELAIWEQAGVKPSGKWYRKVGKGMGDTLTQANQSNAYTIADRGTYLSMKNEIDLTILVQGPLKGGPVVLKNPYGVIPVNPAKHDNVNYQAAMAYAGFLTSPKGQKLIDNYTANGSQLFFPNALSKKPEFEQYVPQGYSAKQAKSLSREDKQYLSWVEREVPADY
- a CDS encoding SOUL family heme-binding protein encodes the protein MSRSVGRPLTLAVGTIATLGLAWVGWGAYVRLTTKRVPYTTALTLDGVEIRRYPDTVVARTTADTEGEAFRKLFGYIEGDNQAREEIAMTAPVTTGPEKIAMTAPVASERSDDSVTMAFFLPGEYTAEGAPKPNTDDVSIEHVGARTLAVRPFSWYATRDRIETNQRRLFEALAAHDLTPTGEPFLLRYEDPYTPPFMRTNEIAVELN
- a CDS encoding NAD(P)/FAD-dependent oxidoreductase, encoding MEYDYDCIVVGGGPAGLQFAREIVSNSDRSVVVLERNDDLRANDKSTGGTFEEVIDRYDIPEDVIMGANDTITFEGPTERSRLDISGYVLDFPRLLAFLGDDAAAKGAEIRLGTTVTKPILESGTVHGVRYRDSDGEGKLRGKVTIDATGPNAVITSDLGFFDTETAQRGIGLEYEIEGEYETDDTMLFNFDHENAPGGYAWTFPAGDDVFKAGVCWVDEYHARHGNGTPIHEAVERWVNDDPRWHVERIRAKHAGKGVWNDSRNQRATDGFMAVGDSISSINPLFGEGIRPGMASATMAATVATVALRADDVSETRLRQYDRRWNETRGGRWRLQRILSDLLYDFDTRQQDSFVRRAGRLSATKAERLRQYDLGMLDLAKLYPFALKDVSKVPKLLRRL